A section of the Meles meles chromosome 8, mMelMel3.1 paternal haplotype, whole genome shotgun sequence genome encodes:
- the LOC123948586 gene encoding olfactory receptor 5M8-like: protein MMRKNFTSVTEFILLGLTSRLDLQIVLFLLFLAIYMVTVAGNVGMMVLIHVNARLHKPMYFFLSHLSFVDLCFSSNVTPKMLKIFLSEKETISYPACLVQCYLFIALVHVEMYILAVMAFDRYMAICNPLLYGSKMSKSVCTTLIMGPYVYGALTGLMETMWTYNLTFCGPNEINHFYCADPPLIKLACSDTSNKELSMFVVAGCNLSFSLLIILISYLYIFPTILRIRSTEGRHKAFSTCGSHLTSVTIFYVTLFIMYLRRPSKESVEQGKMVAVFYTTVIPMLNPMIYSLRNKDVKEALTKELLRKQRFF from the coding sequence ATGATGAGGAAAAACTTCACCTCAGTGACTGAGTTCATTCTCCTTGGACTGACCAGTCGCCTGGACCTGCAGATTGTCCTCTTCCTGCTGTTTCTGGCCATTTACATGGTCACGGTCGCAGGGAATGTTGGCATGATGGTCCTGATCCACGTCAATGCCAGGCTCCACAaacccatgtactttttcctgaGCCACTTGTCCTTTGTGGATCTGTGCTTCTCTTCCAACGTGACTCCCAAGATGCTGAAGATCTTTTTGTCGGAGAAGGAAACCATTTCCTATCCTGCTTGTCTGGTGCAGTGTTACTTATTTATTGCCTTGGTCCATGTGGAGATGTACATCCTGGCTGTGATGGCTTTTGATCGGTACATGGCCATCTGCAACCCTCTGCTGTATGGCAGCAAGATGTCCAAGAGTGTGTGCACGACACTCATCATGGGGCCTTACGTGTATGGGGCACTCACGGGCCTCATGGAGACCATGTGGACCTACAACCTCACCTTCTGTGGCCCCAATGAAATTAACCACTTCTACTGTGCTGACCCACCACTGATTAAGCTGGCCTGTTCTGACACTTCCAACAAGGAGCTGTCCATGTTTGTTGTGGCTGGGTGtaacctctccttttctctgctcaTCATCCTGATTTCCTACCTTTATATTTTTCCTACTATCCTGAGGATTCGTTCCACCGAAGGCAGGCACAAAGCTTTCTCTACCTGTGGCTCCCATCTCACATCTGTCACCATATTCTATGTGACCCTTTTTATCATGTATCTCAGACGTCCCTCAAAGGAATCTGTGGAACAAGGTAAAATGGTAGCTGTATTTTATACAACGGTCATCCCCATGTTGAACCCCATGATTTATAGCCTTAGGAATAAAGATGTGAAAGAAGCATTGACCAAAGAgttgttaagaaaacaaagatttttttag
- the LOC123949247 gene encoding olfactory receptor 1030, translated as MLAAKKMVRGNSTLVTEFVLLGLTDRPELQPVLFVLFLLIYLITVGGNLGMLVLIRIDSRLHTPMYYFLSSLSCLDLCYSTNVTPKMLVNFLSEKKTISYAACLVQCYFFIAMVITEYYMLAVMAYDRYMAICNPLLYSSKMSRGVCIRLIVGPYVYGFLSALMETMWTYRLTFCDSNIINHFYCADPPLIQLSCSDTFIKETSMFVVAGFNLSNSLLIILISYIFILIAILRMQSAEGRHKAFSTCGSHLVAVTVFYGTLFCMYVRPPTDKSVEQSKVIAVFYTFISPMLNPIIYSLRNKNVKQAFWKLIRKNVLLK; from the coding sequence ATGCTGGCAGCTAAGAAAATGGTCAGAGGAAATTCCACCCTGGTGACTGAATTTGTTCTCTTGGGATTAACAGATCGTCCAGAGCTTCAGCCCGTCCTTTTTGTGCTGTTTCTGTTGATCTATTTGATCACTGTGGGGGGGAACCTTGGGATGTTGGTATTGATCAGGATAGATTCACGCCTCCATACCCCCATGTACTACTTTCTTTCCAGTTTGTCTTGCTTGGATTTGTGCTATTCCACGAATGTGACTCCCAAGATGTTGGTGAACTTCTTATCAGAGAAGAAAACCATTTCCTATGCTGCTTGTTTAGTCCAGTGTTATTTTTTCATTGCCATGGTGATTACTGAATATTACATGCTAGCTGTAATGGCTTATGATAGGTACATGGCCATCTGTAACCCTTTGCTTTACAGCAGCAAGATGTCCAGAGGGGTATGTATTCGCCTGATTGTTGGTCCATATGTCTATGGGTTCCTTAGTGCCCTGATGGAAACCATGTGGACCTACCGCTTGACCTTCTGTGACTCCAATATTATTAATCACTTCTACTGTGCTGACCCTCCTCTTATCCAGCTCTCCTGCTCTGACACTTTCATTAAGGAGACATCCATGTTTGTGGTAGCAGGATTTAATCTCTCCAACTCCCTCCTTATAATCCTCATCTCCTATATCTTCATACTTATTGCCATCCTGAGGATGCAGTCTGCTGAAGGCAGGCACAAAGCTTTTTCCACCTGTGGGTCCCATCTGGTGGCAGTGACTGTATTTTATGGGACGCTGTTCTGTATGTATGTTAGACCTCCCACGGACAAGTCAGTGGAGCAGTCTAAAGTTATTGCTGTTTTCTACACTTTTATAAGCCCTATGTTGAACCCCATCATTTATAGTCTGAGGAACAAGAATGTGAAACAAGCTTTTTGGAAACTGATTAGAAAAAATGTACTTTTGAAGTAA